GTTCATCACGTTATCGTAGTCGAGCAAGTGCTTACGGATATCGAAGCTCTGGCCTTCCACGCGGCGCTGTGCGCTGCGGATAGAGCGGGAGACGATCGGGTGCGTAATCACCTCGTCCTCGCCCACGCCGAAGCGGTTCATCAGGTTCTTCACGCTGTCGCCGCCGAAAATGCGCATCAGGTTATCGTCGAGGCTAAGGAAGTACTGGCTGGAGCCCGGGTCGCCCTGACGGCCGGAACGGCCGCGCAGCTGGTTGTCGATACGGCGGGACTCGTGACGTTCGGTGCCAAGCACGTGCAGACCGCCGAGGTCGGTAACTCCGGGGCCAAGGGCGATGTCGGTACCACGACCGGCCATGTTGGTGGCGATGGTGACCTTGCCTTCGTGACCGGCGTACTGGATGATTTCAGCTTCGCGCCCGTGGTTCTTGGCGTTCAAGACTTCGTGCGGGATGCCTTCCTTCTCTAGGAGGCCGTGCAGGTGTTCGGACTTTTCGATGGAAGCCGTACCCACGAGGAGCGGCTGGCCCTTGCCATGGCGTTCCTTGATTTCGGCCACGATGGCGCGCCACTTGGCGTCTTCGCTCTTGTACACCATGTCCTGCAGGTCCTGGCGGATGCAGGGCTTGTTGGTCGGGATGACCCAGGTGTTCATGTTGTAAATCTTGATGAATTCCGTCGCTTCCGTTTCGGCCGTACCGGTCATACCGCTGAGCTTCTTGTACATGCGGAAGTAGTTCTGGAACGTGATGGTGGCAAGCGTCTGGTTCTCGCGGCGGATCTGCACCTTTTCCTTGGCTTCGATAGCCTGGTGCATACCGTTACTGTAACGGCGGCCTTCCATGAGACGGCCCGTGTTCTCGTCCACGATGACGATTTCGCCGTCACGCACGATGTAGTCCACGTCCTTCTCGTACAGGTGCCATGCGCGCAGGGCCTGGTCAATGAAGTGCACCCAGTCGGCATGTTCGCCATAGAGGTTCGTAATCTGGAGGAGGCTTTCGACATGGTTCACGCCCTTCTCGGTGAGCATGATGTACTTGTCCTTCTCGTCGACGCCGAAATCCTTGTTCTTGATGAGCTTCTGGGCGATTTCGTCCGCCTTCGCGTATTTGTCGGTCGCATCTTCGGCAGGGCCGCTGATGATAAGCGGGGTACGAGCTTCGTCGATAAGGATGGAGTCCACTTCGTCAACAATACAGAAGTTGAGCTCGCGCTGCACCAGCTGGGACGGGTCGACCGCCATGTTGTCGCGCAGGTAGTCGAAGCCGAATTCGTTGTTGGTACCGTAGGTCACGTCGCTGCCGTAGCTCACGCGGCGTTCTTCGGAATTGAGGCCATTGACAATCAGGCCCACCGTAAGGCCGAGGAACTTGTACACGAGGCCCATCTGCTTCGCATCACGGCCGGCGAGGTAGTCGTTGACCGTCACCACGTGCACGCCGTGGCCGCTAAGGCCGTTCAGGTAAACCGGCAGGGCAGCGGCGAGGGTCTTACCTTCACCGGTCGCCATTTCAGCAATCGCGCCTTCATGGAGCACGAGGCCGCCGATCATCTGCACGTCGAAAGGCATCATGCGGAACGGCTTCACCGATTCCGGGTAGAGTTCGCGCACCTTCGCGTAGAGGGCGGCGGGCAGGTAGACTTCCCATTCGTTCTTCCCGCTGGCGAGTTCCGCCTTCGCGTTGTTCACCACATCCTGGAGTTCGGGTCCGAGGCGGCTGAAGTCGAAGCCGAATTCCGGCTTGAAGATGTTGAAAATACCGAGCCTGCGGTCACAGGCTTCCTGGCACACCGCAAAGGCGTCGACCTTGATGTCGTCGAGAGTCGAACCGTTTTTCAGTTTTTCGCGGAATTCCGCGCTCTTGGCGGCAAGCGCCGCATCGTCCAGGGCTTCCAGCGCCATGCGGGCGGCATGAATCTTCTCAATAATCGGGCGAAGCTGCTTCACCTTGCGTTCATGGGGTGTACCAAAAACCTTATGGAGGACGGTATCTACTATGCTCATTGTATTCCTTTATAACAGCCGGAAAACCTCCCGGCTACATCATTGATAATTTAACGCATGCGAATTTAGAAAAATATCGGCCGCGAAATCGCGCCTGCACGGCCGAAAACACAGAAAAACGCCCCTCTCGGGCGTATCCAAGCTCCCCACCAGGAAGTTCCTCAAGAATGTCTCAGGCCGTGGCCGCCGTTGTTCGCAAGCCACTTGTCAAAAGCGACTTCCCACGATTTCTTGCGGCGCGCGGGAACGACGCCGTCCTTGCGGCAATGTAAACG
The nucleotide sequence above comes from Fibrobacter sp.. Encoded proteins:
- the secA gene encoding preprotein translocase subunit SecA gives rise to the protein MSIVDTVLHKVFGTPHERKVKQLRPIIEKIHAARMALEALDDAALAAKSAEFREKLKNGSTLDDIKVDAFAVCQEACDRRLGIFNIFKPEFGFDFSRLGPELQDVVNNAKAELASGKNEWEVYLPAALYAKVRELYPESVKPFRMMPFDVQMIGGLVLHEGAIAEMATGEGKTLAAALPVYLNGLSGHGVHVVTVNDYLAGRDAKQMGLVYKFLGLTVGLIVNGLNSEERRVSYGSDVTYGTNNEFGFDYLRDNMAVDPSQLVQRELNFCIVDEVDSILIDEARTPLIISGPAEDATDKYAKADEIAQKLIKNKDFGVDEKDKYIMLTEKGVNHVESLLQITNLYGEHADWVHFIDQALRAWHLYEKDVDYIVRDGEIVIVDENTGRLMEGRRYSNGMHQAIEAKEKVQIRRENQTLATITFQNYFRMYKKLSGMTGTAETEATEFIKIYNMNTWVIPTNKPCIRQDLQDMVYKSEDAKWRAIVAEIKERHGKGQPLLVGTASIEKSEHLHGLLEKEGIPHEVLNAKNHGREAEIIQYAGHEGKVTIATNMAGRGTDIALGPGVTDLGGLHVLGTERHESRRIDNQLRGRSGRQGDPGSSQYFLSLDDNLMRIFGGDSVKNLMNRFGVGEDEVITHPIVSRSIRSAQRRVEGQSFDIRKHLLDYDNVMNEQRKVIYGLRRRILNGEDIRQEILDRIEDACDIKVSNYIVAKSYPEDWNLEGLHTDLQRTLGMEYNLTLEQAMKKTPEQVLDEIIGLCKARYDKLTKIIPEADFRNIERRFLLMTIDQVWKEHLYAMDQLKDSIRFHGYAQKDPLMVYKNEGFKLFEGCLEKIATLTMLRILNIRITLPNGMTVSPDQLQLKPQEQIDAERKAAEAAQNAGGEQPQEGEQLSAEGAKAAGLAGQAAASESNAISEDQQDGQPMPQSALPGTRQVRRTYTNPAIMEAARRRAQAAGPKLGRNDPCWCGSGLKYKKCHGKDVE